The segment GGTGCTCTACGTGGCTGCCGACCCGCCATTCGCCTGGCTCACGACGCTGGCACACCTGGGTGTGGGGCTCATGGGCGTTGCGACGCTGTGGCTCGTATGGACCATCGGACCAGCGCATCGGGTGCCGTCTCGTAGGCCTGTGCCGCTACCGGTGCGACGCACCGCGATGGCCGGGCTCATCCTGATCGGCGTGCTGCAGCTGATCGCAGCCACGGGCACCGTAGACCACCTGATGCACGCGCGGCCAATCACCATCGCCTTCACGCATCTCGAACTGCTGCTCGTGGTCACGCCACTCCTCGCGGCGGCGCTCGCGACGCGGCTGGCGTATTCGTTTCACACCGTCGGCAGCATCTCACTCGGCGCCGTGATGTGTGCCGCGCTCGTGGTCATCGGCTGGCCCTGGCTGGCCACACAGGCCTCGGCCGCGGGGCTGCCGCTCATGACCTGGTTCCCGGTGGCCGGTGCGGCCGGCGTGATTGCCGCGCTCGCCTTTCTTTCGCTCGTACCGACGCTCTGGCGCTCGGCGGACACTCCGCACCCGGGAGGTGCGTCATGACGTTTCTCTTTCTGCTCCCCACGATCCTGGCCATCCTCACGCTGGGCGGGCACTTCCTGCGCTACGGACTCTACCCGGCGACGCTCATCTTCGTGGGATTCCTGCCGCTGCTGCTGATCAAGGAGCGCTGGGTCGCGCGTACCATGCAGGTAGTCCTGCTGATCGCCGCGGTGGAATGGATCGGCGTGCTGAACGACGTGACGAAGGAGCGCGAGATGGAAGGGCGCAGCCCGGTGAAGAGCGTGTTCATCCTCGGGGGCACGTCGGCGTTCACGGTGCTGGCGGCGGCCTTGTACCAGACGCCGCGGCTCAAGCGGCGCTTTGGCCGTGGCGACGCGGTCACCGCACCGCCCACGACGCCGTGAGCGATACGGCCGCGCGGCGCTAACGGCGTTGCGACTTCGCCGGCACCGGGTGCTCCTCGGTATGCCGCTTGAGATCGAGATCGTGCGCGGTGGTGGAGAGCAGGATTTCCCGCAGGAAGAACCCCATCGCCACCAGCACCGAGAGGAGCGCACCGAAGAAGAGCAGCGTCGCGAGCGTCACGGGAATGCCGCCCACTTCGGTGCCGATGAACGTCACGAGGATCTGCGCTACCACGAGAAAGATGGCGAGCACCACGAGCGACACGGCCATGCGCATGAGCCGCGCCTGACGACGCAGAATGTGCAGCTGAAGCCGCAGCACGTCGCGGCGATGCGGGTCGTGCGCGGCTTCAATGAGATCCGCCACCCGCCGGCCGCGATCGATGATGCGTCCGAAGCGATTGGTCATCGTGAGCAGGATGAGCCCCACCCCCGAGATCAGGACCACGGGGCCGATGGCCAGTTGAATCAGCTGGGCGAGCTGCGGAAATGTCTGCGGAAGCATCGAGAAGGTCAGCCCTTCGCCTTCTCCATCGCCGCCTGCTGGCGCGCACGGAACCGCGCCGCAACCAGCTTGCCGCGCTCGCAGTGGTTGGCCACCCACTCGGCGTTGGCGAAGGCGAACGGGCCACTCTTCTCCCGCACCTGCGCGAGCCACGGCTCGGCGCGCGAGAAGATGAGCATCCCTTCGCCGTTGCTTTCCATCATGTAGTCGCCGTGCACGATGCCGTGCTTGATCATGCCGTAGGCCATCTCCCAGTAGGTCGACACCTGGCGGTAGGCGGCATTCAGCGGGTGGTCGCCGGCGAGCACGGCCGTGCACTCCTCGAGCGTGGTGGGGTTCCACCCCATGATGAGCGCCTTGCGCGACTCGCGCATGACCGCCTCGCGGCGCATCTCATACAGACGGAGGACGATGTCGGCGTCGTGGTAATCGGGGGCGTCCTTCAGCGGCATGAGCGTCGGAGTGATATGGGAAGGGGACGGGCGATCCTGCCAAGATTGCCCCGTTCCTGCGCCCTCGCCAGTCTGCCGCCGCCGGCTACCGTGGCGTCCCGCGGTAGCAACCGACCGTATACGGGTACTCCAGCGTCGCGTGATAGTGATAGCCGAGCGAGCCGTGCGAGTGCCCGTGACACTCGTCGAGATCGGTGTTGCGTAGCTCGACGCCCCCCACCCCCTTGTAGCCGTAGATGGCGAAGCCGTCGCGGATATAGCCCACCACGCCACTATGGCCATCGGTGAGCGGCGCGTTGTCGAGGCGCTCGGGGATGAAGTGATAGTGGTAGTCCGTCTGCGCCGGGTGCCCGCCGTGCGCGTCTACGATCTCGTTCGCCACGGCGTCATTGCCGCGGCCATCGGCAGCGTTGTAGATCACCACGCCGTTCTTGGTCACGCCGATCGCCCCGAGCGGTACACACGCCGGTGTGACGTTCACCGTGGGTGCGATCGGGAGGGCGAACGTGTAGGTGCGCGCCGCCGGTGTCCCCGGGTTGCCGTCGATGGCGGTG is part of the Gemmatimonadaceae bacterium genome and harbors:
- a CDS encoding DUF2721 domain-containing protein; amino-acid sequence: MLPQTFPQLAQLIQLAIGPVVLISGVGLILLTMTNRFGRIIDRGRRVADLIEAAHDPHRRDVLRLQLHILRRQARLMRMAVSLVVLAIFLVVAQILVTFIGTEVGGIPVTLATLLFFGALLSVLVAMGFFLREILLSTTAHDLDLKRHTEEHPVPAKSQRR